The genomic interval CACTCAGCTAGCCCAAATCTATCACGGTATCTACTGGCATCACACGCGGCCTTACCGAAAAGAAGATAAATACTTCAGTAAAGCAGAAGGTATTGATAAGCTCTTTATCAAGTCATTAACTAATACGCATATTGATAAAGTAATTAACCAACTCGTAGCCGTTCTCAAAGATTTTAAAGTAATTGCTGAAAATTTTCAGTCAGAAGATTTTGATTTTGCCAATTTATTTCCAACTTTGTCATATCCTTACCAATTAACTAAAAATGATTTGCCATTGTATAAGAATTATAATGACTTATCCGATGAAGTGGCGGAATTTGTCAAAGATATCAAACCCAATGCATTACACAATTTGGTACGAATGGCAGTGATTAATGCTGACCGTATCGTCTCAAAAATACCGAGCGAAGATTTAGCCGAATATCTAGCAGAAGGTTCACTGGTGCATGCCTTAAACAATATTCTGCAAGAAGATACCAATTTAAAAATAGAAATTGACCGCTGTATTCAAGGCTTTAATCAAAGTTATCCTAATAGTGAACGTAATCAAAGCCAAAATGCTGCTTCAAGTCAATTAGCTGAACTGACAGAAATTGCTGAATTTGATGGTCGCGATAATGTTGCCGTATTACAAGGTCCTGCTGGCTGCGGTAAAACCAAAATCGCCCTTCAATGGGCAGCCAAAACCAATGTCCAAAAAATCGTGTGGGTATGCCCACGCGTGCAAGTATGTTTGGGTATTTTGCAAGATTTAACCCAAGCAGACTATTTACCAAACAGCAAAATCGAAATTTTCACAGGCGAATACAAGAAAATTTTGACGAATGGACAGCGTTTTGAAGATATCGAAGAAACGGCTGTTGATGATTATTTTAGTGGCGATATTGTCATTACCACAATTGACCAAGTAGTGAATAACATTATTTCCCATCAAAAAATTGACGGCATGATGAGATTTATGCACGCTCATGTGGTTTTCGATGAATTTCATGAATTAATTCCAATGCCTGCATTTAATTTGCTTTTTGCTGAACTTATCGAAGCCAAAAAAATGAGAAAACACCAAGCTAATACCCTGCTTGTCTCAGCAACACCCCATGATTTTTACGTCAAAAATATTCTACAACTTGATGAGACCGATATTGTCCGAGTGGATAGTTTCAATAACGCAGATTATCAAATCGAGTTTAAAGATTATGATGATCAAAATGGTGAAGTCAGTCCTTTAATTATCGATAAAGTGATTGATAATAACGTAACCTTCGTCATTACCAATACCGCCCAAGAAGCCCAACTTGGCTTTTTACTCAATCAAAATGATGAGCATGCTATTTTGTTGCATTCAAAATACACCAAACAGGACAAAGCTGAATGGTTTGATAAGGTGTATAAGTGCTTTAAGCAAAATGGCAACGGCAACTTCCAAATATTACGCAGCGGACCGATTGTGCAAGCATCACTTAATATTAGCTGTGAGCGAATGTTTACCGATATGACCAGTCCCGAAAACTGGCTACAACGTCTGGGGCGACTTGACCGTTTTGACAGCAATAATTCTTTAAATATCTATACTACTGTATTACCAAAATCAGCTGAAACAGGCAAACAATCGAGTAGTAAAGCCAAATTCTTGGCAAATATGAATGTATGGCACAGTAGCGTAGCATGGCTTAATTTTGTCAAAAATTATATTGCAGAAAAGGGCGATATCGTCAAAATCAATGATTTATACCAAATTTATCAAGCCTTTTATGCCGATGAAAAATGCCAAGAAAAAGTTAGAGAAGACTTGAATAAATCGCTCAAAGAAAGTGTCAAATTGATTAATGACAAAATTATTGACCCCATCAGTATACCAAGCCGTAAAAAACAAAAAGATGGCGTTGCCAAAATCGCCAATGTGTCGTTGCGTGGCGATAACCGCTTTGTGCAAATGGCGGTATGTGAAGTGGATAGCGAGTTAACACCGACTTTTATTGATGAATATGCTTATTCGGAAGATACAGACCATAGCAAAATCACGGTTGGATTGACTGAAAGTACCAACCGTATTCAAGGCGGGCGATTTGAGATGCGTGATAGCAATAAAGATTTGGTGACTTTCATGCATAAAAAACATCACAACATCATGGCAGGCAAATATCCAAATGAGACTTTCAAAGCCACGCGCTTTGATTGGGAGTTATTAAAACTGGCTCGCTCACCCGAGTTTCCAATTTATCTAAGTTACACCACCAAAGATTTAGAGCCGATTGGCGGTGAACGTGAACGTCATGGATATGCGATGTATTATGTTAAAACGGCAAAACAGCCAGTCGGTATGATGTCGATTGATAAATTGAAAAACCCACAATCGATAGAAAGTGGGCTTGAAGAAGAGAGTAATTAGTTTTTTAATGTGATTGGGATAGCACAATAAATTTATCCTAATTTTAACTAACAAAATCGTAGGAGAAAATCATGGAAAAAGTAACAGGTATTAAAAGTGTGGATTTTAAAATCAAAGCTAGTGGGCATGGCGTAGTCAATTGGAACGGCTCAACAGAGCTTAAAACTTTAATTGATGGTACATGGAAAACCGTAACCAATCATAACATGCCAAAACTAAGAGGCTATACAAACAAGAAACTTGCTTCCAATGATAAAGGTGAAAAATTTGAAACCTTAAAAGAAGCAAATGAAGTTAATTTTGATGATACGCCACTATATATCAGCCAAAACTGTGTTCGATATCATTTATTCAAAGATGATGTGATTAACTGGCAACATCCAAAAATTCATGAAAATGTCGATAAAGTTTTATGCTCAATGACAGGATTATTAAGAGGTTATGTTATTCCAAAAAATGAAAACAAACGTACTAGTCCTTTGTTATTGACAGATTTTTTAGAAATCGGGAAAAAAGGTAATTTTGAGCAATTAGGTAGAGCAGGTAGTAAAGAAAAGCAAGAAACCAAATCTGGCAAAGATAAAAGCAATTCGTTGTTCTCTAAAACCACTTTTGGCGACACAGAATATATCGCTTATGGCTCAATCAATATTGAGCAATTACAATTCATAGCTTTATCTAATGATTTTGGTCAAGAGGCTATTCAAATTACTACTGACAAAGAGGGTGTTGAATTAGCTGAAAAAATTGAAAGCTATATTAAAACCTTAGATTTTGCTCATGGAGATATCAAAGCAACTTATCAAAATAACTATGTTCGTAAAGGGACAATTTTTGCTGAAGGTCAAAAAGGTATTTTATTAAATGAATATGCTATAGACACTTTAGTCAAACAAATTCTCAATATGATAGAAAACTTAGGTTTTACTCAGGCTAAGGGCTATATGTATGTTGAGGATATTGAGGTTGATTATAATAACTTTAAACAGCCTAAAGATATGTTCCGAATTAAGAACAATAGTAATGAGATTAATCCACAAAAAAATGAGCCATACGCTATTTATTTTCAACAGGGTGAGTAATAATGAAAATTATCATTGATTATGAATCTTCTTGGCAAAACTCATTTTTGACAGGTTCGAATGATGAACCTGTCAAAAAAAGAGAGTTTAAAGCATCTTCTAAGTCAAAAGAAGCGGAGGATGTAAAGCCAATTTCTCACAATACAATATTAGGTGTCTTGTCTAGGCTAATTGGTGACCAAAGAAAACTATATCAAGCAAAAAATAGTGAAAAATTTTATTTTAAAGATATGGATATTTCTTTTACAGAAACAAAAAGTCCAGAAAAATGGATTGAGAAAGCGTTCTTAATTAATAAATCTGAGAATAGACCACCCCAAAGTAGCTTTATCGGGGTATTAGATAAAGATGAACTTTTATTTTTTTCTGACTATTCTGCTACTCTTTGGTCAGTTTTAGATTTGAATTTTGAAGAATTAATGGATTTTATTATTAACCCATCATT from Moraxella osloensis carries:
- a CDS encoding CRISPR-associated endonuclease Cas3'' is translated as MLVTFISQCEKKALNRTRRILDAFANRIGDNVWQTAITEDGLDTVKKLLRQSATKSTAVSCHRVRTRQRSELVWVVGRKDAFNNLGFVPVNWTTKEVFMDLPIETKNILANTHGQPLSHHLFAVGYLAYQIINKLKIDSPNLAKSAFIAGILHDLGKIDPQFQQWITKKSASPKFKVANEDEPEDIKLLDDGVHIDSTVKGLGKFTFETHPRHHELSWLLAASLLKDEKNLNTTQLAQIYHGIYWHHTRPYRKEDKYFSKAEGIDKLFIKSLTNTHIDKVINQLVAVLKDFKVIAENFQSEDFDFANLFPTLSYPYQLTKNDLPLYKNYNDLSDEVAEFVKDIKPNALHNLVRMAVINADRIVSKIPSEDLAEYLAEGSLVHALNNILQEDTNLKIEIDRCIQGFNQSYPNSERNQSQNAASSQLAELTEIAEFDGRDNVAVLQGPAGCGKTKIALQWAAKTNVQKIVWVCPRVQVCLGILQDLTQADYLPNSKIEIFTGEYKKILTNGQRFEDIEETAVDDYFSGDIVITTIDQVVNNIISHQKIDGMMRFMHAHVVFDEFHELIPMPAFNLLFAELIEAKKMRKHQANTLLVSATPHDFYVKNILQLDETDIVRVDSFNNADYQIEFKDYDDQNGEVSPLIIDKVIDNNVTFVITNTAQEAQLGFLLNQNDEHAILLHSKYTKQDKAEWFDKVYKCFKQNGNGNFQILRSGPIVQASLNISCERMFTDMTSPENWLQRLGRLDRFDSNNSLNIYTTVLPKSAETGKQSSSKAKFLANMNVWHSSVAWLNFVKNYIAEKGDIVKINDLYQIYQAFYADEKCQEKVREDLNKSLKESVKLINDKIIDPISIPSRKKQKDGVAKIANVSLRGDNRFVQMAVCEVDSELTPTFIDEYAYSEDTDHSKITVGLTESTNRIQGGRFEMRDSNKDLVTFMHKKHHNIMAGKYPNETFKATRFDWELLKLARSPEFPIYLSYTTKDLEPIGGERERHGYAMYYVKTAKQPVGMMSIDKLKNPQSIESGLEEESN
- the cas7fv gene encoding type I-Fv CRISPR-associated protein Cas7fv; translation: MEKVTGIKSVDFKIKASGHGVVNWNGSTELKTLIDGTWKTVTNHNMPKLRGYTNKKLASNDKGEKFETLKEANEVNFDDTPLYISQNCVRYHLFKDDVINWQHPKIHENVDKVLCSMTGLLRGYVIPKNENKRTSPLLLTDFLEIGKKGNFEQLGRAGSKEKQETKSGKDKSNSLFSKTTFGDTEYIAYGSINIEQLQFIALSNDFGQEAIQITTDKEGVELAEKIESYIKTLDFAHGDIKATYQNNYVRKGTIFAEGQKGILLNEYAIDTLVKQILNMIENLGFTQAKGYMYVEDIEVDYNNFKQPKDMFRIKNNSNEINPQKNEPYAIYFQQGE